One Manihot esculenta cultivar AM560-2 chromosome 18, M.esculenta_v8, whole genome shotgun sequence genomic window carries:
- the LOC110605793 gene encoding probable glucuronoxylan glucuronosyltransferase F8H isoform X2 — protein sequence MGSLNNNRPRTFPAHHQAPLCTRIHQIGAILIVAATFFFTRLFDQSFPTCSPSSNPHFTSKSQSLVHVTDDGSLSWPQRGYGTYLSLKIYVYEEHEIDGLKELLRGREGKISADACVKGQWGTQVKIHRLLLRSRFRTRKKEEADFFFVPAYVKCVRMMGGLNDKEINQTYVKVLSQMPYFRRSGGRDHVFVFPSGAGAHLFRSWATYINRSIILTPEGDRTDKKDTSAYNTWKDIIIPGNVEDGMTKRGTTAVQPLPLSKRKYLANYLGRAQGKIGRLKLIDLAKQYPDKECVPVILSDQAELPFQNVIDYTYFSIKWPSTQIGHELLDYLESIPDEDVERMIARGRNIRCLWVYAPESELCSAMQGIMWELQRKVRQLHQSAETFWLHNRTIVNRNLVGFSSWKPPMPLP from the exons ATGGGAAGCTTAAACAACAACAGACCTAGAACCTTCCCAGCTCACCACCAAGCCCCACTTTGCACCCGCATCCACCAAATCGGCGCCATCCTCATAGTCGCCGCCACCTTCTTCTTCACTCGCCTATTCGACCAATCATTTCCCACCTGCAGTCCCTCCTCCAACCCCCACTTCACATCCAAATCACAGAGCCTCGTCCATGTAACCGATGACGGATCTCTCTCCTGGCCTCAGCGAGGCTACGGGACCTACCTTTCCCTGAAGATATACGTCTACGAAGAGCACGAGATTGACGGATTgaaggagctccttcgcggcaGAGAAGGAAAAATCTCCGCTGATGCTTGCGTTAAGGGGCAGTGGGGCACTCAG GTTAAAATACACAGGCTTCTTCTAAGATCAAGATTCAGAACGAGAAAGAAAGAGGAAGCTGATTTCTTCTTCGTGCCGGCTTATGTTAAATGTGTTCGAATGATGGGAGGTCTTAATGATAAAGAGATTAACCAGACTTATGTCAAA GTTTTAAGTCAAATGCCCTATTTTAGACGATCTGGAGGCCGTGACCATGTATTTGTCTTCCCCAG TGGTGCAGGAGCTCACTTGTTTAGATCATGGGCGACATACATAAATCGTTCCATAATTCTTACTCCTGAG GGGGATCGGACTGATAAGAAAGATACAAGTGCTTATAATACATGGAAAGATATCATCATTCCTGGCAATGTTGAAGATGGGATGACCAAAAGAGGAACTACTGCAGTTCAACCTCTGCCATTGTCCAAGAGGAAGTACTTAGCAAATTATTTAGGTCGTGCTCAAGGAAAAATTGGCCGTCTTAAATTAATAGATCTTGCGAAGCAATATCCAGATAAG GAGTGTGTCCCTGTTATATTATCTGATCAAGCAGAGTTACCTTTTCAAAATGTAATCGACTACACCTATTTTTCAATCAAATGGCCATCTACTCAAATAGGTCATGAACTTTTGGACTACCTAGAATCAATACCAG ATGAAGATGTAGAAAGGATGATAGCCAGAGGGAGAAATATTAGGTGTTTATGGGTATATGCCCCAGAATCTGAGCTTTGTTCTGCGATGCAAGGAATAATGTGGGAACTGCAAAGAAAGGTGAGGCAATTACACCAATCAGCTGAGACGTTCTGGTTGCACAATCGAACTATTGTGAACCGAAACTTGGTTGGATTCTCTAGTTGGAAACCACCCATGCCTTTGCCATGA
- the LOC110605793 gene encoding probable glucuronoxylan glucuronosyltransferase F8H isoform X1: protein MGSLNNNRPRTFPAHHQAPLCTRIHQIGAILIVAATFFFTRLFDQSFPTCSPSSNPHFTSKSQSLVHVTDDGSLSWPQRGYGTYLSLKIYVYEEHEIDGLKELLRGREGKISADACVKGQWGTQVKIHRLLLRSRFRTRKKEEADFFFVPAYVKCVRMMGGLNDKEINQTYVKVLSQMPYFRRSGGRDHVFVFPSGAGAHLFRSWATYINRSIILTPEGDRTDKKDTSAYNTWKDIIIPGNVEDGMTKRGTTAVQPLPLSKRKYLANYLGRAQGKIGRLKLIDLAKQYPDKLESPELKFSGPDKLGRLEYFQHLRNAKFCLAPRGESSWTLRFYESFFVECVPVILSDQAELPFQNVIDYTYFSIKWPSTQIGHELLDYLESIPDEDVERMIARGRNIRCLWVYAPESELCSAMQGIMWELQRKVRQLHQSAETFWLHNRTIVNRNLVGFSSWKPPMPLP from the exons ATGGGAAGCTTAAACAACAACAGACCTAGAACCTTCCCAGCTCACCACCAAGCCCCACTTTGCACCCGCATCCACCAAATCGGCGCCATCCTCATAGTCGCCGCCACCTTCTTCTTCACTCGCCTATTCGACCAATCATTTCCCACCTGCAGTCCCTCCTCCAACCCCCACTTCACATCCAAATCACAGAGCCTCGTCCATGTAACCGATGACGGATCTCTCTCCTGGCCTCAGCGAGGCTACGGGACCTACCTTTCCCTGAAGATATACGTCTACGAAGAGCACGAGATTGACGGATTgaaggagctccttcgcggcaGAGAAGGAAAAATCTCCGCTGATGCTTGCGTTAAGGGGCAGTGGGGCACTCAG GTTAAAATACACAGGCTTCTTCTAAGATCAAGATTCAGAACGAGAAAGAAAGAGGAAGCTGATTTCTTCTTCGTGCCGGCTTATGTTAAATGTGTTCGAATGATGGGAGGTCTTAATGATAAAGAGATTAACCAGACTTATGTCAAA GTTTTAAGTCAAATGCCCTATTTTAGACGATCTGGAGGCCGTGACCATGTATTTGTCTTCCCCAG TGGTGCAGGAGCTCACTTGTTTAGATCATGGGCGACATACATAAATCGTTCCATAATTCTTACTCCTGAG GGGGATCGGACTGATAAGAAAGATACAAGTGCTTATAATACATGGAAAGATATCATCATTCCTGGCAATGTTGAAGATGGGATGACCAAAAGAGGAACTACTGCAGTTCAACCTCTGCCATTGTCCAAGAGGAAGTACTTAGCAAATTATTTAGGTCGTGCTCAAGGAAAAATTGGCCGTCTTAAATTAATAGATCTTGCGAAGCAATATCCAGATAAG TTAGAATCTCCAGAATTGAAGTTTAGTGGCCCTGACAAGCTTGGAAGGTTGGAATATTTTCAACATCTGAGGAATGCCAAATTCTGCCTTGCTCCACGTGGAGAGTCTTCCTGGACACTTCGCTTTTACGAGTCCTTTTTTGTg GAGTGTGTCCCTGTTATATTATCTGATCAAGCAGAGTTACCTTTTCAAAATGTAATCGACTACACCTATTTTTCAATCAAATGGCCATCTACTCAAATAGGTCATGAACTTTTGGACTACCTAGAATCAATACCAG ATGAAGATGTAGAAAGGATGATAGCCAGAGGGAGAAATATTAGGTGTTTATGGGTATATGCCCCAGAATCTGAGCTTTGTTCTGCGATGCAAGGAATAATGTGGGAACTGCAAAGAAAGGTGAGGCAATTACACCAATCAGCTGAGACGTTCTGGTTGCACAATCGAACTATTGTGAACCGAAACTTGGTTGGATTCTCTAGTTGGAAACCACCCATGCCTTTGCCATGA
- the LOC110607156 gene encoding LOW QUALITY PROTEIN: uncharacterized protein sll0103 (The sequence of the model RefSeq protein was modified relative to this genomic sequence to represent the inferred CDS: substituted 1 base at 1 genomic stop codon) translates to MTFNDDEQIVIPEVSGSKPVAIIPGRVQVVSINNNMVPFEETKLRVMLEITGGDSSNDRPGLDLVAILDVSGSMAGEKLAKAKTAMLFVIKKLSFIDRLSIVTFSGDAKRLSPLSQLTENSQKDFENLINGLKADGNTNITAGLXTGSIFSNRRLSGGRSVGIMLMSDGEQNAGGDAAQVPVGNVPVHTFGFGINHEPRVLKAIADNSIEGTFSEVQNVDQLSVSFSQCLAGLLTRVVEDLKLTVKPFKGESTIEQVIAGTYPKSKNDATGSVTVMFGGLYAIEVRKVLVDLLLPSVTQERGVDVLEITYSYSFQGTPFGSIPGILTVRRTGKFTDQQERPEVIAEETRLRIASMIREARVLADSKNLDKARDKLIEAQNLLEDVDDESNPFVEMLRSEIQQLLKLMKSQEIYEKKGRPFALSSETSHERQRFAARGDVESLRLFATPRMDKYLQQAQSFDEDPSKPLPSVDEDVKEEIAANPLAPIAGALSFYIKTAIQALQAIEKILNRGL, encoded by the exons ATGACCTTCAACGATGATGAGCAGATTGTTATCCCTGAAGTCTCAG GGTCAAAACCAGTAGCAATCATACCAGGAAGAGTTCAGGTGGTAAGCATAAACAACAACATGGTACCATTCGAAGAAACCAAACTCAGGGTGATGTTGGAGATCACAGGCGGAGATTCCAGCAACGATAGACCTGGATTGGACCTCGTAGCCATATTAGATGTCAGCGGAAGTATGGCCGGAGAAAAGCTAGCAAAAGCCAAAACTGCCATGCTCTTTGTAATCAAGAAACTTAGCTTTATTGATCGTTTGTCTATTGTCACTTTCTCTGGAGATGCCAAAAGGTTGTCCCCGTTGAGCCAGTTAACTGAAAATTCTCAAAAGGATTTTGAAAATCTGATCAATGGTTTAAAAGCTGACGGTAATACCAACATCACTGCTGGACTTTAAACTGGGAgcattttttcaaatc GTAGACTCAGCGGCGGGCGTTCGGTTGGCATCATGCTTATGTCTGACGGTGAGCAAAACGCCGGTGGTGATGCTGCCCAGGTTCCGGTCGGCAATGTGCCTGTACACACATTTGGTTTTGGCATAAATCACGAACCGAGGGTACTCAAAGCTATTGCAGATAATAGCATTGAAGGAACGTTCTCAGAAGTTCAAAACGTCGACCAACTGAGCGTATCTTTCTCACAGTGCTTGGCCGGACTTCTCACTCGAGTTGTTGAGGATCTAAAGCTGACAGTCAAGCCATTTAAAGGCGAATCAACCATAGAGCAAGTAATCGCCGGAACCTATCCAAAATCCAAGAACGATGCCACTGGCTCTGTAACTGTTATGTTTGGTGGTCTTTATGCAATAGAGGTGCGCAAGGTCTTGGTGGACCTTCTTCTTCCATCTGTTACTCAAGAGCGAGGTGTTGATGTTCTTGAAATTACTTACTCATATAG CTTTCAAGGAACACCGTTTGGGTCCATTCCTGGGATTCTTACTGTACGCCGCACCGGGAAATTCACAGATCAGCAAGAGAGACCAGAGGTGATAGCTGAGGAGACTCGTCTCCGAATTGCAAGTATGATAAGAGAAGCAAGAGTCTTGGCTGACAGCAAAAATCTTGATAAAGCTCGAGACAAGCTCATTGAAGCTCAGAACTTGTTGGAGGATGTGGATGATGAATCTAACCCGTTTGTTGAGATGTTGAGGTCTGAGATACAACAGCTTTTGAAATTGATGAAATCGCAAGAAATATATGAAAAGAAAGGGCGTCCTTTTGCACTCTCCTCTGAAACTTCCCATGAACGCCAACGTTTTGCTGCAAGAGGTGATGTTGAAAGTCTAAGGCTGTTTGCGACTCCTCGGATGGACAAATATCTTCAGCAAGCTCAGTCTTTTGATGAGGATCCCAGCAAGCCATTGCCCTCGGTGGATGAGGATGTGAAGGAAGAAATCGCCGCCAATCCTCTTGCTCCTATTGCCGGTGCTCTTAGCTTCTACATTAAGACGGCAATTCAGGCTCTCCAGGCCATTGAAAAAATACTCAACAGAGGCCTTtga
- the LOC110606179 gene encoding uncharacterized protein LOC110606179 yields MAVSAYANIHWDGNVINSCNGYDYDGDFSKIIQLGKRISFNQLVGKIARAIGLFENNEFIETISFRKSTVVDGSLQFECMEIWGEDDVSNMFNYLYQIGGIPGIEIYVKILRCVDTTNEDADIGPSGTAVESNDEPCEEHNVVDDYGLCDSLAGPSFNLSNTVENEDKDEYEDEDEDEDEDDDDSWMSTEDDDDDNGQEDIGSESRYYKGLPYAEIDFDLLRVDPYDKPESRYFWDPSKEFSVGMIFSSRDAVAAAAKEYHLRHHHQFCYHETREKTYSIKCKDKDSGCAWRLRASKKEGEDVWKITRYNGPHTCTNPQVTKNHSQLDENFICSFIFALIEQQPDIKIVALQAEVRDKFGYEPSYQKTWKAKQKAIARLYGGWDESYSRLRRFMTALHHFNPETVYMIEDNPHWINERLNPMCCVFDRMFWAFKQSIEGFKHCRPVISIDVTFLYGKYTGCILCATALNGNNQLFPLAFAIVDKEDGDNWLLTLHPEG; encoded by the coding sequence ATGGCAGTTTCTGCATATGCTAATATTCATTGGGATGGTAATGTTATAAATAGTTGTAATGGTTACGATTATGATGgagatttttcaaaaattattcaattggGTAAACGAATAAGTTTTAATCAATTGGTTGGTAAAATTGCTCGTGCAATTGGATTATtcgaaaataatgaatttatagaGACGATTAGTTTTAGAAAGTCTACAGTTGTGGATGGATCCTTACAATTTGAATGTATGGAGATATGGGGTGAAGATGATGTGTCTAATATGTTTAATTACTTGTATCAAATTGGTGGTATACCTGGTATAGAAATATATGTTAAGATACTTCGTTGTGTTGATACTACAAATGAGGATGCTGATATTGGTCCATCTGGAACTGCCGTTGAATCAAATGATGAACCATGTGAAGAGCATAATGTAGTTGATGATTATGGTTTATGTGATAGTCTTGCAGGGCCGTcatttaatttatctaatacAGTAGAGAATGAGGACAAGGACGAGTACGAGGACGAGGACGAGGATGAGGATGAGGACGACGATGATTCATGGATGTCTactgaggatgatgatgatgataatggaCAGGAGGATATTGGGAGTGAGTCTCGATATTACAAGGGACTGCCATATGCAGAAATAGACTTCGATTTGTTGAGGGTGGATCCTTATGATAAGCCAGAAAGTCGTTACTTTTGGGATCCTTCTAAAGAGTTTTCAGTTGGGATGATATTTTCTTCGAGAGATGCAGTGGCTGCTGCTGCAAAAGAATATCATCTAAGACATCACCATCAATTCTGTTATCATGAAACAAGGGAGAAGACGTATTCTATAAAGTGCAAAGACAAAGACAGTGGATGTGCATGGAGGCTTCGAGCATCCAAGAAAGAAGGGGAGGATGTATGGAAAATTACGAGATACAATGGACCGCACACGTGTACAAATCCTCAGGTAACAAAAAACCATAGCCAATTGGATGAGaatttcatttgttcattcataTTTGCATTAATTGAACAACAGCCTGATATAAAAATTGTTGCCCTACAAGCTGAAGTGCGGGATAAATTTGGGTACGAGCCGTCTTATCAGAAAACATGGAAAGCTAAGCAGAAGGCAATTGCACGGCTTTATGGGGGTTGGGATGAATCATACAGTCGTTTGCGTAGATTCATGACTGCTCTTCATCATTTTAACCCAGAAACAGTATACATGATCGAAGATAATCCACATTGGATAAATGAGCGATTAAATCcgatgtgttgtgtgtttgacCGTATGTTCTGGGCTTTTAAGCAATCGATTGAGGGATTTAAACATTGCCGACCTGTTATCTCAATCGATGTGACATTCTTGTACGGAAAATATACCGGGTGTATACTGTGTGCAACCGCACTTAATGGAAATAATCAACTATTTCCATTAGCTTTTGCCATTGTTGATAAGGAGGACGGTGACAATTGGTTATTAACCCTACATCCTGAAGGGTAA
- the LOC122722551 gene encoding protein TolB homolog, producing the protein METISKEIFTSSSLQSPQRDVGLFRVSGVFPTFSKDGSKLAFVDNEFKAVWVADKQGLRIVYETKGHDHHIFSPVWNQDPQKDILYVCVGPSFNAGEILDICAIPNVSSGARQRRKLTNGFNNAFPSTSPDGKKLVFRSTRDGGNKKYKNLYIIEDAEVGEYGNGKITRLTNGPWTDTHCQWSPTNDWIVFSSTRDKPKDAPETDNGLDPGYFAVFLVKANDPSVVIRVIRSGDDLAEHVNHPFFSPDGKSIAVTANDCIVFCRSNFFTSFLAFCETIWRYLHC; encoded by the exons ATGGAGACGATATCGAAAGAAATTTTCACAAGCTCCAGTCTCCAGTCTCCGCAACGAGATGTAGGACTCTTTAGAGTGTCGGGTGTATTTCCAACATTTTCCAAGGATGGCTCCAAGCTTGCATTCGTTGATAATGAGTTCAAAGCTGTGTGGGTAGCTGATAAACAAGGATTGCGCATAGTCTAcgag ACAAAAGGCCATGATCACCACATCTTCTCACCTGTATGGAATCAAGATCCACAAAAAGATATATTGTATGTATGCGTGGGACCTTCTTTCAATGCTGGCGAAATATTGGATATTTGTGCCATTCCTAATGTGTCTAGCGGTGCACGACAGCGTCGAAAGCTCACCAATGGATTCAACAATGCCTTCCCTTCTACTAGTCCAGACG GGAAGAAGTTAGTTTTTCGATCTACAAGAGATGGAGGAAATAAGAAATACAAGAATCTATACATAATAGAGGATGCAGAAGTGGGAGAATATGGGAATGGCAAAATAACCAGGCTAACAAATGGGCCTTGGACTGATACACATTGTCAATGGTCTCCAACAAATGATTGGATAGTGTTCTCATCAACCCGTGATAAGCCTAAAGATGCACCAGAAACCGATAACGGACTTGACCCAGGATACTTTGCAGTCTTTCTAGTGAAGGCGAATGATCCATCAGTTGTGATAAGAGTGATAAGAAGTGGAGATGATCTTGCAGAGCATGTAAATCATCCATTCTTTAGTCCGGATGGAAAGAGCATTGCAGTAACTGCAAATGATTGCATAGTATTCTGTCGATCCAATTTCTTTACCTCTTTTCTTGCATTCTGTGAGACCATATGGAGATATCTTCACTGTTGA
- the LOC110606391 gene encoding putative transcription elongation factor SPT5 homolog 1 codes for MPRRRDEDDEELDADDEEYDDQEQQLMDEEEEEEEEDRGGSSRKRRRSDFIDDVAEEDDDEEEEDDDDEYGGGGGRRKAAKRRSGTQFFDLEAEVDSDEEEEEDEDAEDDFIVDNGADLPEEDDNRRVHHRPLLPREDDQEDVEALERSIQARYARSSHTEYDEETTDVEQQALLPSVRDPKLWMVKCAIGRERETAVCLMQKYIDKGSELQIRSAIALDHLKNYIYIEADKEAHVREACKGLRNIYAQKIMLVPIKEMTDVLSVESKAIDLSRDTWVRMKIGTYKGDLAKVVDVDNVRQRVTVKLIPRIDLQALAKKLEGGEVVKKKAFVPPPRFMNVDEARELHIRVERRRDPMTGDYFENIGGMLFKDGFMYKTVSMKSISAQNIKPSFDELEKFRTPGENGDGDMVSLSTLFANRKKGHFVKGDAVIVVKGDLKNLKGWVEKVDEENVHIKPEMKDLPRTIAVNEKELCKYFEPGNHVKVVSGTQEGATGMVVKVEQHVVIILSDTTKEHIRVFADDIVESSEVTTGVTKIGDYELHDLVLLDNMSFGVIIRVESEAFQVLKGVPERPEVALVRLREIKCKIEKKFNVQDRYKNTIAAKDVVRIIDGPCKGKQGPVEHIYRGVLFIYDRHHLEHAGFICVKSHSCVVVGGTRANGDRNGDSYSRFSSFKPPPRVPPSPRRFQRGGPPFESGGRNRGGRGGHDALVGTTVKIRQGPFKGYRGRVVEIKGQSVRVELESQMKVILVDRNNISDNVVVSTPYRDSSRYGMGSETPMHPSRTPLHPYMTPMRDAGATPIHDGMRTPMRDPAWNPYTPMSPPRDNWEDANPASWGASPQYQPGSPPSRAYEAPTPGSGWASTPSGSYSEAGTPRDSSSGYANAPSPYLPSTPGGQPMTPSSAAYLPGTPGGQPMTPGTGLDVMSPVIGGDNEGPWFMPDILVNVLKAADESFVGVIREVLPDGSCRVILGANGNGETITALPSEIEIVVPRKSDKIKIMGGAHRGATGKLIGVDGTDGIVKVDDTLDVKILDMVILAKLAQP; via the exons ATGCCTCGTCGTAGAGACGAAGACGACGAGGAGCTCGATGCGGATGATGAGGAATACGATGACCAGGAGCAACAGTTGATGGAcgaggaagaagaggaggaggaagaagataGGGGAGGTTCCAGTAGGAAGAGGCGGAGATCAGATTTTATAGACGACGTTGCTGAGGAGgacgatgatgaagaagaagaggatgatgatgatgagtatggtggtggaggtggcagGAGGAAGGCGGCAAAGAGGAGGTCGGGGACTCAGTTCTTTGACCTTGAAGCTGAGGTCGATAGCgatgaagaagaggaagaggacgAGGATGCTGAGGATG ATTTTATAGTTGATAATGGAGCTGATCTCCCCGAGGAAGATGATAATAGAAGGGTTCATCATAGGCCACTGCTCCCTAGGGAGGATGACCAAGAAGATGTTGAAGCTCTTGAGAGAAGCATTCAAGCGAGGTATGCTAGGTCAAGCCACACAGAATATGATGAAGAGACTACAGATGTTGAGCAACAAGCTCTTCTGCCATCTGTTCGGGATCCAAAGTTATGGATGGTGAAATGTGCG ATTGGCCGTGAACGAGAAACAGCTGTTTGCCTAATGCAGAAGTATATTGATAAAGGATCCGAGTTGCAAATCAGGTCTGCTATTGCTCTTGATCATCTCAAAAACTATATTTATATTGAAGCAGACAAGGAAGCCCATGTGAGAGAG GCTTGTAAAGGTCTGCGCAATATATATGCCCAGAAAATAATGCTTGTCCCAATCAAAGAAATGACTGATGTTCTTTCAGTTGAAAGTAAAGCAATAGATCTTTCAAGGGATACTTGGGTCAGAATGAAGATTGGGACCTACAAAGGGGATCTTGCCAAA GTAGTAGATGTAGACAATGTGCGGCAGAGAGTTACAGTGAAGTTAATTCCAAGAATTGACTTGCAGGCTCTTGCAAAGAAACTG GAGGGCGGAGAGGTTGTAAAAAAGAAGGCGTTTGTCCCCCCACCACGTTTTATGAATGTTGATGAAGCTAG AGAACTGCACATTCGGGTAGAGCGAAGAAGAGATCCTATGACTGGTGATTATTTTGAGAACATTGGTGGCATGTTGTTTAAAGATGGGTTCATGTATAAAACGGTTTCAATGAAATCGATTAGTGCTCAGAACATTAAACCGAGTTTTGATGAACTTGAGAAGTTCCGAACACCTGGAGAGAATGGAGATGGTGATATGGTCAGTTTGTCAACCTTATTTGCAAATAGAAAGAAGGGCCACTTTGTGAAGGGTGATGCAGTTATTGTTGTCAAGGGAGATTTGAAAAACCTTAAGGGATGGGTTGAGAAAGTTGATGAAGAAAATGTTCACATCAAACCTGAAATGAAGGACCTTCCA AGAACTATTGCAGTGAATGAAAAGGAGCTGTGCAAGTATTTTGAACCGGGTAATCATGTGAAGGTTGTATCTGGTACCCAGGAAGGTGCAACTGGTATGGTTGTTAAGGTGGAGCAACACGTGGTTATCATTCTTTCTGATACAACTAAGGAACAT ATTCGTGTTTTTGCGGATGATATTGTAGAAAGCTCTGAGGTTACTACTGGTGTTACTAAAATTGGAGACTATGAGCTCCATGATCTTGTGCTACTGGA TAATATGAGCTTTGGGGTAATTATACGTGTAGAAAGTGAAGCTTTTCAG GTTCTTAAGGGAGTTCCAGAAAGACCTGAGGTTGCTCTTGTTAGATTGAGAGAGATCAAATGCAAGATAGAAAAGAAATTTAATGTCCAAGATCGATACAAGAACACTATAGCAGCAAAGGATGTTGTTAGAATCATCGATGGTCCTTGCAAA GGGAAACAAGGTCCTGTAGAGCACATATACAGAGGAGTGTTGTTCATCTATGATCGCCATCATCTTGAGCATGCTGGATTTATCTGTGTTAAATCTCATTCTTGTGTTGTTGTGGGAGGAACTCGAGCCAATGGTGATAGAAAT GGCGATTCCTATTCAAGATTTAGTAGTTTCAAACCTCCCCCTCGTGTACCTCCATCACCAAGGAGATTTCAAAGAGGAGGTCCTCCATTTGAGT CTGGAGGAAGGAATAGAGGTGGAAGAGGAGGGCACGATGCGCTGGTTGGTACCACTGTGAAGATACGCCAGGGTCCTTTCAAAGGCTATCGTGGGCGGGTTGTAGAAATTAAAGGCCAATCTGTTCGAGTTGAGTTGGAATCTCAAATGAAAGTTATTTTAG TTGATCGCAATAATATTTCTGACAATGTAGTTGTATCCACCCCATACCG CGATTCATCTCGGTATGGTATGGGAAGTGAAACTCCCATGCATCCTTCTCGGACTCCACTTCACCCGTATATGACTCCTATGAGAGATGCCGGAG CAACACCTATTCATGATGGCATGAGGACACCTATGCGTGACCCAGCATGGAATCCTTACACACCAATGAGTCCTCCTAG GGACAATTGGGAAGATGCGAATCCTGCTTCTTGGGGAGCCAGTCCACAGTATCAG CCTGGAAGTCCTCCTTCTCGGGCATATGAAGCTCCTACTCCTGGTTCAGGCTGGGCTAGCACTCCTAGTGGTAGTTATAGTGAAGCTGGAACGCCAAGGGATAGCAGTTCTGGCTATG CAAATGCGCCAAGCCCATATTTGCCATCTACTCCTGGGGGGCAGCCTATGACTCCTAGCTCTGCAGCCTACCTGCCTGGAACTCCTGGGGGACAGCCGATGACACCCGGAACCGGTCTTGATGTCATGTCTCCTGTTATAG GAGGGGACAATGAAGGCCCGTGGTTCATGCCAGATATATTGGTTAATGTACTAAAGGCTGCAGATGAGTCTTTTGTTGGTGTTATCAGGGAGGTGCTTCCG GATGGATCCTGTAGGGTAATCCTGGGGGCAAATGGCAATGGGGAAACAATCACGGCACTTCCAAGTGAAATTGAGATAGTGGTACCGAGGAAATCAGATAAGATCAA